TTAAAGGCCAGGCCCGGGACCTGAATCAGTTGTTTGCCACAGCCAGGTCCAGCATGAATACAGTACAGGAGTCTTTGCAGAAAATCCTGGCCTCTACCCCCCACCATCAGCAAATTGTAGAGCCGGGCACTGTTGACGCAAATCAGACCGCAGCCCTGGTCCAGGAGGCATCCATGCTGCTGGACGAAAACATAAGTCAGGCCATGGAAAAAATGCAGGAGCTGTTGCAAATGCCGCTGCCTTCTGATTTGCAGGCCAGACTGCAGGAGGCTTACAGACTTGTAGAAGAATTTGAAACTGACCAGGCCCGCAAAGAGCTGGAAGAAATTGCTGCCGCCTTAGCAACTGACCAGTGAGGCAGCTGTTCATGGACTGAAGCCCGGAGTCCGTTATCCGTGAGCAGGGCACAGCTCGCCTTAAAGATAATGACTCACTGTAATGCAGTTGGGGCATCCATGCAAATATAAACAAGAATATACAGGTTTACTATGAATTTTATCAACATATGGCATAACAGAAAAATTTGCATTTTTACTACCGGGTTGCTCCTGATGGTCATAGTGGCCGGGGCTGGTTCAACCTGGTGGACTGTCAGCAATAAAGACCGCGAGCTGAGAGAGAACCTGATACATGAGGTCATGGTGATAAAGAACTCAGTAAATTTTGACCGGCTGGAATCATTGCTGAAAGATGACTGGCTGAGTGAGGCAAACCAATATTATCAGGCACTGATGGAGCAGTTGTTCCGCATTGAGCAGTACTATGTGGATAATGCCGTCTATCCTTATTTTGACCTTTATCTTATGGGCCGTGACCAGAATGGTAATATTTATTTCATTTTGGATACTCCTCATGCAGGACATGGTGAGGTCTTTCCTCCTGCCGAACCTGGTCAATTGTACATGGATGCTTTTAAAGAGTTATCTTATGTTTTTGGTTATGGCCTGCCCATCACTAAAGGACCTTATATTGATCAATGGGGGGAATGGGTGTCTGCCATAGTCCCTGTGGCAGAGCCTGGAACCGGAGATGTCATGGCTGTACTGGGTCTGGACATCGAGGCCTCGCACTGGAAGAGCATCCTTGTGGAGTCTGCGGTATTTCCGGGTTCAATTACTTTTCTGCTGTGCTTTTTAACACTATCCGGAGGCTGGGTTATTAGTCGTCGCGAAAACATGCTTAAACGCATAACCCTGCAGTCAGAAGAACTCTCTATAGAAAGAAAAAATCTTCAGGCAGAAAAGAAAAGGCTACAGGCTGTTACCGACAGTATGATTGAAGGGCTTTACGTTATTGACAGTAATGGCAGGATTATTTTTGCCAATCCGGCTGCTTCATCGACTCTCGGATATGAGCAGGAAGAATTGCTGGGCAGTGAGGCTCATTTTCTGTTTCACAATAACGTTGATGAAAAAGCAGTAATAAGCACTCTTGATAATTGTCCCTTATTCCAGAAGTTAAGCAGAGGGGAAATCTACAGGTCTGAGGAGCTCTTTAAGAAGAAAGACGGTCAGATATTTCCAGTAGAGATTTTTTCTGCTCCCATGCAGGATGATGAATATGGAAACGTCGCTGTTGTGGTATTCAGCGATATCACACAACGAAAGCAAGCTGAGGAAGATCTGCTTGAATATAAACTCAGACTCTCTCAGGCCCAGCAATTTGCTCGTGCAGGAACTTGGGTTTACCATATCCAACAGGGACATCTGTACTGGTCAACCGAGTGCGAAGTCCTGTTTGGCTTAAATCCAGGGGAATTTGAAGGTACCTTCGAGGCGTTTATGCACAGAGTTCACCCTGATGATAGAAAATATGTTATTGAAATAAACAAGCCCATTACAGAGATGAAGGAGGGTGTATCTCTGGGATATGAGCATCGGATACTGACAAAGCAGGGGGAAGTTAGATGGGTCAAGGAAGCAGCCGGAGTTATCAGGGATGACAAAGGAGATCCGGAGCGGATAGTTGGGTTTGTAATGGATGTAACTGAACTGAAAAATACAGAAAAAGCCTTGCTTGAAGCCAAGCACCAGGCTGAAGCTGCCAACAGAGCCAAGTCAGTCTTTCTGGCCAATATGAGTCATGAGATCCGTACCCCACTGACAGGAATAATGGGATCCATGGAGATGCTGGCATCAGAGATAAGCAGTGAAAAGGGCAGACACATCATGGACATGACCCGGGAGGCTGCCAGGTCCCTGCAGCGGATTATCGACGACATCCTGGATCTTTCCAAAGTGGAGGCCGGCAGGATGGAACTGAGCAATCAAGAGTTTACCCTGTCTTCGGTTCTGGGAAAGGTGCAGGGCCTGTATGCAGCTCAGGCCGAGGCTAAAGGCATAGAGCTGTCTCTCCAGATTGAACCCGGTATTCATGACAGCCTTACAGGGGACGCGGGCCGATTAGAGCAGATACTGAGCAACCTGGTGGGCAATGCCTTAAAATTCACAAGTCATGGCGAGGTAACACTTAGAGCAATGCCTGCTGAAAGTAAGGGGGGCCCTTTCAGACAGGTTGTAAGGTTTGAGATTCAGGATACAGGTCCGGGTATCCCGGAAGACAAGCTTGAAGATATTTTTGAAATATTTACCCAGTTGGATAGCTCCTATAGAAAACGACATCAGGGAACTGGGCTGGGCCTGGCCATCTGCAGAAAACTTGCCAGGGTGATGGGTGGAGACATAAGTGTTGTGAGTTCTCCTGGGGAGGGCAGCACTTTTGC
This genomic window from Desulfonatronovibrio magnus contains:
- a CDS encoding PAS domain-containing hybrid sensor histidine kinase/response regulator, with translation MNFINIWHNRKICIFTTGLLLMVIVAGAGSTWWTVSNKDRELRENLIHEVMVIKNSVNFDRLESLLKDDWLSEANQYYQALMEQLFRIEQYYVDNAVYPYFDLYLMGRDQNGNIYFILDTPHAGHGEVFPPAEPGQLYMDAFKELSYVFGYGLPITKGPYIDQWGEWVSAIVPVAEPGTGDVMAVLGLDIEASHWKSILVESAVFPGSITFLLCFLTLSGGWVISRRENMLKRITLQSEELSIERKNLQAEKKRLQAVTDSMIEGLYVIDSNGRIIFANPAASSTLGYEQEELLGSEAHFLFHNNVDEKAVISTLDNCPLFQKLSRGEIYRSEELFKKKDGQIFPVEIFSAPMQDDEYGNVAVVVFSDITQRKQAEEDLLEYKLRLSQAQQFARAGTWVYHIQQGHLYWSTECEVLFGLNPGEFEGTFEAFMHRVHPDDRKYVIEINKPITEMKEGVSLGYEHRILTKQGEVRWVKEAAGVIRDDKGDPERIVGFVMDVTELKNTEKALLEAKHQAEAANRAKSVFLANMSHEIRTPLTGIMGSMEMLASEISSEKGRHIMDMTREAARSLQRIIDDILDLSKVEAGRMELSNQEFTLSSVLGKVQGLYAAQAEAKGIELSLQIEPGIHDSLTGDAGRLEQILSNLVGNALKFTSHGEVTLRAMPAESKGGPFRQVVRFEIQDTGPGIPEDKLEDIFEIFTQLDSSYRKRHQGTGLGLAICRKLARVMGGDISVVSSPGEGSTFAVKLPFEVINKKSEAEHVQRSEQSDNKPAPLNILLAEDVQLNHDSIRFALEKEGHWVHSAYTGQEAVQAYKEDIFDLVLMDIQMPGMDGVEATRIIRDLELTDGSVGRVPIIALTAYVMQEEREFFLQSGIDGYVSKPLEPEELMREIQRVVPKREKLPPKTSQNKKISSGSKLYYCIGDDEVYRRGASVSRNTQPIMPESAESLPRMPGVNTSLGLSKASGNQAL